The following are from one region of the Phormidium sp. PBR-2020 genome:
- a CDS encoding GAF domain-containing protein: MSRSLLQKLFSQADIKTTVCELTQQFRIEVAIEDTRGKIVFTNASKNDEGWLAQALLNVKQQGGKTEAIERSLSVISQSIQVNGKTLGWLHSDQDCPVFHHVLTCLARQQSEKTSLARELLERYQEIDLFYEISTQVTASLDLNQLAQLVLREVENTLPSSAAAIWLLDEDDRQLRLLSQLGITLPWSNPLPLEQTILGAVLQGGQGEIVNDVDCDRRSMPMDRPISSLLCVPLHVQSRIIGLMAVVHDQGTVYDAEHLKLLTLFSVQTAIAIDKALLYQQSRRTALNAQKQAQQLQETLEELQQAQAHLVQSEKMSSLGQMVAGIAHEINNPVNFINGNLDHARNYTQDLLELINLYRQCYPQAQPEIEDLIQEIDLDFLEKDLPKLIRSMKMGIERIQEIVLSLKNFSRIDRDRPQLADLHVSLDSTLLILNHRIKAKGDRPEVQINCNYQDLPEVECYAGQLNQVFINTVANAIDAMEEANIEHPTLWLRTKLQDNRWAIVEIADNGPGMSEEVRSQIYDPFFTTKALGKGTGLGLAISRQIIVEKHYGRLLCDSSPGGGTLFSIWIPLSPNLGDPPSSSHPEVESVSLTNTQSLNPSESSSTVVFDDCQKLMERLALENPNLQDMTADDIYEMFTSIPILLKLYRVLINSPFIDSPPPS; this comes from the coding sequence ATGAGCCGATCGCTTCTCCAAAAACTTTTTAGTCAAGCAGATATTAAAACAACAGTCTGTGAACTCACCCAGCAGTTCAGGATCGAGGTTGCGATCGAAGACACTCGTGGAAAAATAGTCTTTACCAACGCCTCTAAAAATGACGAAGGCTGGCTAGCACAAGCTTTATTGAATGTCAAGCAACAAGGGGGCAAAACAGAGGCGATTGAGCGGAGCTTATCCGTAATTTCTCAGAGTATTCAGGTCAATGGTAAAACCCTCGGTTGGCTCCATAGTGACCAAGATTGCCCCGTTTTCCATCATGTTCTAACCTGTCTGGCCCGTCAACAAAGCGAGAAAACCTCTCTGGCGCGAGAACTCCTAGAACGCTATCAGGAGATAGACTTATTTTATGAAATCTCCACCCAAGTTACCGCCAGTCTGGATTTAAATCAACTGGCCCAACTGGTATTACGAGAAGTTGAAAACACCTTACCCTCAAGTGCTGCTGCGATTTGGCTGTTGGATGAAGACGATCGGCAATTGCGCTTGTTATCTCAACTGGGAATTACCCTACCTTGGTCGAATCCCTTACCCCTAGAACAGACGATCCTGGGGGCCGTTTTGCAGGGGGGACAAGGAGAAATTGTCAACGACGTGGACTGCGATCGCCGCTCAATGCCGATGGATCGGCCGATTTCTTCACTGCTTTGTGTTCCGCTTCATGTACAATCACGCATCATCGGTTTGATGGCCGTTGTTCATGACCAGGGAACCGTCTATGATGCCGAACACCTCAAACTCCTGACCCTGTTTTCCGTGCAAACGGCGATCGCCATCGATAAGGCCCTACTCTATCAACAAAGTCGTCGCACCGCTCTCAACGCTCAGAAACAGGCCCAGCAATTACAAGAGACCCTCGAAGAGTTGCAACAGGCCCAAGCTCATTTGGTGCAGAGCGAGAAAATGTCCAGTTTAGGACAGATGGTCGCGGGAATTGCTCATGAGATCAACAATCCTGTTAATTTCATCAATGGGAACTTAGACCATGCTCGGAACTATACCCAGGATTTGTTAGAGTTGATTAACCTCTATCGTCAATGTTATCCCCAGGCCCAACCTGAGATTGAGGATCTCATTCAGGAGATTGACCTCGATTTTTTGGAGAAAGACTTACCCAAGCTGATTCGTTCGATGAAAATGGGGATTGAGCGGATTCAGGAGATTGTCCTGTCGTTGAAGAACTTTTCTCGAATTGATCGCGATCGCCCCCAACTGGCAGATCTCCATGTGAGTCTTGACAGTACCCTTCTTATTCTCAATCATCGCATTAAAGCCAAAGGCGATCGCCCCGAAGTGCAGATCAACTGCAACTATCAAGACTTACCTGAAGTGGAATGTTACGCCGGACAACTTAACCAGGTCTTTATTAATACCGTGGCCAATGCGATCGATGCCATGGAAGAGGCGAACATTGAACATCCCACCCTTTGGCTTCGTACCAAATTGCAAGATAACCGTTGGGCCATCGTAGAAATCGCCGACAATGGGCCGGGGATGAGTGAGGAGGTGCGATCGCAGATTTATGATCCCTTTTTTACCACCAAAGCCTTAGGGAAAGGAACAGGATTAGGCTTAGCCATCAGTCGACAGATTATCGTCGAGAAGCATTACGGACGACTCCTATGTGACTCGAGTCCTGGCGGAGGAACCCTATTTAGTATCTGGATTCCCCTCAGTCCGAATCTCGGCGATCCTCCATCCTCATCTCATCCTGAAGTTGAGTCCGTTTCGCTGACAAATACGCAAAGTCTGAACCCGTCTGAATCCTCCTCAACAGTGGTATTCGATGACTGTCAGAAACTCATGGAACGATTAGCCTTAGAAAACCCCAACCTACAGGATATGACCGCTGATGATATTTATGAAATGTTCACCTCAATCCCTATTTTATTAAAGCTCTACCGTGTTTTAATCAATTCACCGTTTATTGATTCTCCCCCACCTAGTTGA
- a CDS encoding ISKra4 family transposase (programmed frameshift) codes for MNPQKQAELQQHLDAIAKILYQEADPAELTTLEGIEKNVRAQAQEHVLPQLGNFFINAATDRPTGKQRTLTSILGRLTLTTAQAQQLQVEPRTRWSPYFFKCCAVVTANASYQRAEEDIAMLTGLSISHSTLQRFVQREDWCEVEVTEPIEELSLDGGMIRLRTEEGQPGQWREYKALNVHEHGGVAFFKDNEGLIDWVNIQLLAELFISLGDGHDGVWNIFDGIGTPEQRIEVLDWYHLMENAHKVQGTAAQLSRIRALLWRGETRQVIRYLRQERCRGATRFINYLKHHSKRIIDYQVWQEAGHSIGSGQVESLVKQIGLRVKLPGAQWREENVPKVLKHRCAYLNGDLAA; via the exons ATGAATCCTCAAAAGCAGGCTGAACTCCAACAACATCTTGATGCAATTGCCAAGATTCTCTACCAGGAAGCTGACCCGGCTGAACTGACCACCCTCGAAGGCATTGAGAAAAACGTTCGAGCTCAAGCCCAAGAACATGTTTTGCCTCAACTGGGAA ATTTTTTTATCAACGCGGCGACCGACCGACCGACCGGAAAACAACGCACCCTAACCAGCATCCTGGGCCGACTCACCCTCACCACAGCTCAAGCCCAACAACTACAAGTCGAACCCAGAACTCGTTGGAGTCCCTATTTTTTCAAGTGTTGTGCCGTTGTCACTGCCAACGCCTCTTACCAAAGAGCCGAAGAAGATATCGCCATGCTGACTGGGCTGAGCATTTCCCACAGTACGCTCCAACGCTTTGTCCAGCGAGAGGACTGGTGTGAGGTCGAGGTCACTGAACCAATAGAGGAACTCAGCCTCGATGGTGGGATGATTCGCCTTCGAACTGAGGAGGGTCAACCGGGTCAGTGGCGAGAGTACAAAGCCTTAAATGTCCACGAGCATGGAGGTGTAGCGTTCTTTAAAGATAATGAAGGACTAATCGACTGGGTGAATATCCAGCTACTAGCCGAGCTATTTATCAGTCTCGGAGATGGTCATGATGGGGTCTGGAACATTTTTGACGGTATCGGGACACCAGAGCAACGTATCGAAGTCCTCGATTGGTATCATCTGATGGAGAATGCTCATAAGGTACAAGGCACAGCTGCCCAGCTATCGCGGATACGAGCCTTGTTGTGGCGAGGGGAGACCCGTCAGGTGATTCGCTATCTGCGCCAAGAGCGATGTCGGGGAGCTACGAGATTTATCAACTATTTGAAGCATCATTCTAAGCGCATCATTGACTACCAGGTCTGGCAGGAAGCGGGACATTCAATTGGTTCGGGTCAAGTCGAGTCCCTGGTCAAACAAATTGGACTCAGGGTGAAATTGCCTGGGGCACAATGGCGAGAGGAGAATGTGCCAAAGGTGTTGAAGCATCGCTGTGCTTACCTGAATGGGGACTTGGCGGCTTAA
- a CDS encoding Gldg family protein yields the protein MVNRLKKYWNFLLWLGLFLSIAGLTSGAVSGSWIPVPAVLIVAGVIILGIWLIYLEMFQRGFWRRRSTEAGTNALFATAAVLLILALLNVVAVRASIRVDLTETQRFTLAPQTQTLIRNLEEPVTVWVFTSQPNERTVDLLGNYRRLAPDRFNYELVNPQESPGLVQRFNVTSVGDVFLELGEQRQYVATLDLEPLSEAQLTRSIAQLQGGDRLMVYMLQGHGEPAMLDGGEDSVSRAVRALEESAAVVNSLNLIERGTVPEDANLVAIVGPTSRLFEPEVEALETYLEAGGSLLLLVDPNTDPGLDGLLEDWGIRLDERIAIDPERWVQGFGPAAPLVLDYGTHPITEEFGRNYTIFPVARPIEYETVDGVDVTPLLFTSDASWAEADIDEGPDWQFNPERDRPGPLVLGVAARREIPLTADSPEPEVTDPADATQEEAVDNEAVEEPLEPDETLEPEEIEEPEEIEETLEPEEIEEPEATEVEELDLTQTDEPEETPEAEETEVEETEVEETEVEEEPEPDIETREARLVVVGDSDFMTNAFFDGQLNSDFFLNSVSWLAEDDETGETLTIRPREVVDRNIMMTPRIARLLSWTALVTFPVIGFATSAVLWWTRR from the coding sequence ATGGTCAATCGTCTCAAAAAATACTGGAATTTTCTCCTCTGGCTCGGCTTATTTCTCAGTATCGCCGGACTGACCAGTGGTGCAGTTTCTGGGAGTTGGATTCCGGTTCCTGCGGTGCTGATTGTCGCTGGGGTGATTATTTTAGGGATTTGGCTGATTTATCTGGAGATGTTTCAGCGGGGGTTTTGGCGGCGGCGCTCCACTGAAGCCGGAACCAATGCTCTGTTTGCGACGGCGGCGGTGCTTCTGATTTTGGCTTTGCTCAATGTGGTGGCGGTGCGGGCCTCGATTCGCGTGGATTTGACGGAAACCCAACGCTTTACCCTCGCACCGCAAACCCAAACCCTGATTCGTAATTTAGAGGAACCGGTGACGGTGTGGGTGTTCACCTCTCAACCGAATGAGAGAACTGTGGACTTGCTGGGGAACTATCGCCGTTTGGCGCCAGACCGCTTTAATTATGAGTTGGTGAACCCCCAGGAGAGTCCGGGGTTGGTGCAACGGTTTAATGTGACGTCCGTGGGGGATGTGTTTCTGGAGTTGGGGGAGCAGCGTCAGTATGTGGCGACGTTGGATTTAGAGCCTTTGAGTGAGGCGCAACTGACTCGTAGTATTGCACAACTGCAAGGGGGCGATCGCCTCATGGTCTATATGTTACAGGGCCATGGCGAACCGGCGATGCTTGATGGGGGAGAAGACTCGGTTTCCCGAGCGGTTCGGGCCTTAGAGGAAAGTGCGGCGGTGGTGAACTCCCTCAACTTGATTGAGCGGGGAACGGTTCCTGAGGATGCTAATCTCGTGGCGATTGTGGGCCCCACCAGTCGTTTATTTGAGCCGGAAGTGGAGGCCTTAGAGACCTATTTGGAGGCGGGTGGCTCTCTGTTGCTGTTGGTTGACCCCAATACAGACCCCGGTTTAGATGGCTTACTGGAGGATTGGGGGATTCGTCTGGATGAACGGATTGCGATCGACCCTGAGCGTTGGGTGCAAGGTTTTGGCCCGGCGGCTCCCCTGGTGTTGGATTATGGAACTCATCCCATTACGGAGGAGTTTGGCCGCAATTACACCATTTTTCCGGTGGCTCGTCCCATTGAATATGAGACCGTCGATGGGGTTGATGTGACTCCCTTGTTGTTTACCAGTGATGCGAGTTGGGCCGAAGCCGATATCGATGAGGGCCCCGATTGGCAGTTTAACCCGGAACGCGATCGCCCCGGTCCCCTGGTCTTAGGGGTGGCGGCCCGCCGTGAGATTCCCTTGACGGCTGATTCCCCTGAGCCGGAGGTGACTGACCCCGCAGATGCAACTCAGGAGGAGGCTGTTGATAACGAGGCGGTTGAGGAACCTCTAGAACCTGACGAAACTCTAGAACCTGAGGAGATTGAGGAACCTGAGGAGATTGAGGAAACTCTAGAACCTGAGGAGATTGAGGAACCTGAAGCTACAGAGGTAGAAGAACTTGATCTAACTCAAACAGATGAGCCGGAAGAGACTCCTGAGGCTGAGGAGACTGAGGTTGAGGAGACTGAGGTTGAGGAGACCGAAGTTGAGGAGGAGCCAGAACCGGATATCGAGACCCGTGAGGCTCGTTTAGTGGTGGTTGGCGATTCCGACTTTATGACGAACGCCTTCTTTGATGGACAGTTGAACAGTGACTTTTTCCTAAACAGTGTCTCCTGGCTGGCGGAAGATGACGAAACCGGCGAAACCCTAACCATTCGTCCTCGGGAGGTGGTCGATCGCAATATCATGATGACCCCTCGAATTGCACGGTTACTCAGTTGGACGGCTCTAGTCACCTTTCCGGTGATTGGCTTCGCCACCAGTGCCGTTCTTTGGTGGACTCGTCGTTAA
- a CDS encoding response regulator — MSLKILIVDDEPNIRILLEQALENLEDEGVELLMAQNGLEALEVIQEEQPNLVFLDVMMPKKNGLEVCKTVKKDWQQSEVYIIMLTAKGQELEKEEGFAVGADFYMTKPFRPKEIVAKARSVLQL; from the coding sequence ATGTCTTTAAAAATTTTAATTGTAGATGACGAGCCAAATATCAGGATTCTCTTAGAACAAGCCCTAGAAAACCTAGAAGACGAGGGCGTAGAACTGCTGATGGCTCAAAATGGACTGGAAGCCTTAGAGGTTATTCAAGAAGAACAGCCTAATTTGGTATTCTTAGATGTGATGATGCCGAAAAAAAATGGACTAGAAGTCTGCAAAACAGTCAAAAAAGATTGGCAACAATCAGAGGTTTATATCATCATGTTAACCGCCAAAGGACAGGAGCTAGAGAAAGAAGAAGGCTTCGCCGTGGGGGCTGATTTTTATATGACGAAGCCGTTTCGTCCTAAAGAGATTGTGGCTAAGGCCCGTTCTGTTTTACAGTTGTAG
- a CDS encoding ABC transporter permease subunit, which yields MRLIFANIIAIYRKELQSYFASPLAMAVAGIFWLISGFFYITILLDPQRGILAQVAAQAAIQQELGTQRPPLDVPYEFLQFFLGTVASLSLFILPILSMGLYAEERKGGTLELLATSPLYNWTVATGKLLGVLTFYITMTAPLLLYEAITFSVAEPAFPATIPLLGHLGLILLAGSILSLGMFISSLTDSTILSAVLTFALVLVLWIMNLIAANVPGPLGEALAHLSILENYSTLIQGVVDVGSLVLFASYIVLGIFLTAQSIETLRFQQN from the coding sequence ATGCGTTTAATTTTTGCTAATATCATCGCCATTTATCGTAAGGAACTACAAAGCTATTTTGCCTCACCTTTGGCTATGGCTGTCGCCGGAATTTTCTGGCTCATTTCCGGCTTTTTCTATATCACCATTCTCCTCGATCCACAACGTGGCATTCTCGCCCAAGTTGCCGCTCAAGCTGCCATCCAGCAAGAACTCGGCACTCAGCGCCCTCCCTTGGATGTCCCCTATGAGTTTCTACAATTTTTTCTAGGAACCGTCGCTTCATTGTCTTTATTTATTCTGCCCATTTTATCCATGGGACTTTATGCCGAAGAACGTAAAGGAGGAACCCTAGAACTTCTCGCCACCTCCCCCCTGTATAACTGGACTGTCGCCACCGGAAAACTTCTGGGAGTGCTGACCTTTTATATCACCATGACCGCACCTCTGCTACTCTATGAAGCCATCACCTTTAGCGTCGCCGAACCGGCTTTTCCCGCCACCATTCCCCTTCTGGGTCATTTGGGTTTGATTCTGCTGGCGGGTAGTATTCTCTCCTTGGGGATGTTTATTTCCTCCCTCACCGATAGCACCATTCTCTCGGCGGTCCTCACCTTCGCCTTGGTGCTGGTGTTGTGGATTATGAACCTCATCGCCGCCAACGTACCCGGCCCTCTCGGCGAGGCGTTAGCGCACCTGTCGATTTTGGAAAACTACAGTACCCTAATTCAAGGTGTTGTTGATGTTGGCAGCTTGGTTCTATTTGCCAGCTATATTGTTTTAGGCATTTTCCTCACCGCTCAGTCCATCGAAACCCTGCGCTTCCAACAAAACTAA
- a CDS encoding ABC transporter ATP-binding protein encodes MIEVEQLHKRYGSTQAIEDVSFSVEKGEILGFLGPNGAGKTTTMRILTGYLPASSGTARIAGFDVHEQSMDVRQRIGYLPETPPLYGEMTVEGFLHFVARIKGVSAGDRPGRVDFSIQQCGLSDRRKSLIRKLSKGYRQRVGIAQAIVHDPPVIILDEPTVGLDPRQIIEVRNLIKSLAGNHTIILSTHILPEVSMTCSQVAIINRGQLVATDRLDNLMEHLTGGTYYDVEVGGGVDGVETAIGSYLGYLPNLRSVDPLPHADLPEGRYRFRITVEPGSEPGSDIARAILEGKLELHEMRRSRASLEDVFLQLTTEEKTAAPLPEEDSQAEDSQAENSQAENSQAEEAADDSTPSPDAIADFPDSQESEPSPEPDPKSDR; translated from the coding sequence ATGATCGAAGTTGAACAACTCCATAAACGTTACGGAAGCACCCAAGCCATCGAAGATGTGAGTTTTTCCGTCGAGAAAGGGGAAATTCTGGGCTTTTTGGGGCCCAACGGCGCCGGAAAAACCACCACAATGCGGATCTTGACAGGATATCTCCCGGCGAGTTCCGGTACCGCTCGCATTGCCGGATTTGATGTCCATGAACAGTCGATGGATGTGCGTCAGCGCATTGGCTATTTGCCCGAGACACCGCCTCTGTACGGTGAAATGACCGTTGAGGGGTTTTTGCATTTTGTGGCGCGAATTAAGGGAGTTTCAGCGGGCGATCGCCCGGGACGGGTGGACTTTTCTATCCAACAATGTGGCTTGAGCGATCGCCGCAAAAGCCTGATCCGCAAACTCTCCAAAGGCTATCGACAACGGGTGGGGATTGCTCAGGCGATCGTTCACGATCCCCCTGTCATCATCCTCGATGAACCCACCGTCGGTCTCGATCCTCGGCAAATTATCGAAGTCCGCAACCTCATCAAATCCCTCGCCGGAAATCACACCATTATCCTCTCGACTCACATCCTGCCAGAAGTGAGCATGACCTGTAGCCAGGTGGCGATTATCAATCGCGGTCAACTCGTGGCCACCGATCGCCTCGACAACCTCATGGAACATCTCACCGGCGGAACCTACTACGATGTCGAAGTCGGTGGCGGGGTGGACGGCGTCGAAACCGCCATTGGCTCCTATCTTGGCTATCTCCCCAACCTGCGATCGGTCGATCCCCTCCCCCACGCTGACCTTCCCGAGGGCCGCTACCGCTTCCGCATTACCGTCGAACCCGGTTCTGAACCCGGTTCCGACATCGCCAGGGCCATCCTAGAGGGGAAACTAGAACTCCATGAAATGCGCCGCAGCCGCGCCAGTCTCGAAGATGTCTTCCTACAACTGACCACTGAAGAAAAGACCGCCGCTCCCCTTCCCGAAGAAGACTCTCAAGCCGAAGACTCTCAAGCCGAAAACTCTCAAGCCGAAAACTCTCAAGCCGAAGAAGCGGCCGATGACAGCACCCCATCCCCAGATGCGATCGCCGATTTCCCAGACTCCCAAGAGTCCGAACCCTCTCCAGAACCGGACCCTAAGTCCGATCGCTAA
- a CDS encoding PAS domain S-box protein: protein MPSNSENKDQEIAKLRQQIIDLEESYLAKQTALSNVIRHIRATLDLDTIFQTTVQEVRHLLEADRVAVFEFLAETHHQTGQFIAEDVKSEYESALAQQVSDHCFGDNYSQIYSQGKAYAVADVETELISDCHRQILRRFQVRANLVLPLIKHDELWGLLCIHQCSQPRTWTQQDIEFVREVASHLDMALQHTELFHKLQKETRQQLQKIAENAPGALYQFRRDTNGDFSFPYMSPSAEAFFEMPSQAIEDDVSILFELTHPDDRPNLEASIHKSAETGNPWLWEWRMRTPSGNLKWIEGRSQPESQADGSIIWFGWLNDITERKASERELQALAAIIENSNDFIGIGTFDGIPEYTNPAGRRLVGLADEDNPAAAEDVVKPKLSDCTFEDFFLPENWQWMQENVFDIVQQTGTWRGEIRFRHLLTHEPIPLDYNLFVTYAPDTKEPMGLAAIARDIRDRQAAEQSLRESEQRFRDVSEAVGEYLWEANLEGIYTYVSERSLDVLGYPNEDLLGRNSFDLVYEEDINWLAQAFTTAVEGQEPFQVEYRSVTETGEVVWIFATGIPHFDDHGNLIGYRGAGRNITERKRAEEALKQALGDLNAILDNLADGLLVTDTAGRITRFNPVLRQMFNLKTGEVLGCTCDELGLTELSQLLQHLQANPNSQAATADVSLGGDRIGQALATNVLEPGRGQSENPCIGSVILIRDVTLEKEVDRMKTDFIATVSHELRTPLTSVLGFASIVLDKLEDKIFPRLPEGDRKAQRHQERVRQNLKIIISEAERLTTLINDVLDIAKMEAGKVEWDYKPVSVLDILERAISASASLFDREGLTLLTDVPDTLPPVLGDGDRLIQVVINLLSNAVKFTEAGDITCRAHYENGQIRVEVQDTGIGMAPEDLPKVFEKFKQVGETLTDKPKGTGLGLPICKQILDHHGGQIWVESQLGQGSCFIFTLPVEASTQKQSASNLGQTPEVARRLGLVPLMQQLEDHVATTEESTPAQLRANLGKTILVVDDDEHVRELLRQSLEAQGYHVRQAKDGVEAIMEVKRSRPDLIVLDVMMPYIDGFDVAAVLKNEPQTMGIPILVLSIVEDRERGYRSGIDRYLKKPIDRQGFLQEVGSLLSQGSSHKKVLVVDNDASSLKVISDILAAQGYTVSKASNEQECVDQAMTLQPDIIAIDSEFGCISVRRDEYIYSGQMGVLGVIKPPSPHSGKHSDASTPLAHSPLAIVPQAISP from the coding sequence ATGCCTAGTAACTCCGAAAATAAAGACCAAGAAATTGCTAAACTTCGTCAACAAATTATTGATTTAGAGGAGAGCTACTTAGCGAAACAAACAGCTCTCTCCAATGTGATTCGTCATATTCGGGCGACCCTTGACTTAGACACCATCTTTCAAACCACCGTACAGGAAGTTCGCCATCTATTAGAAGCTGATCGTGTCGCTGTTTTTGAATTTTTAGCCGAAACTCATCATCAGACAGGACAATTTATTGCAGAAGACGTTAAATCGGAGTATGAATCAGCCTTGGCTCAACAGGTGAGTGACCACTGCTTTGGTGATAATTATTCCCAAATCTATAGTCAAGGAAAAGCCTACGCCGTTGCTGATGTTGAAACTGAATTGATTAGTGACTGTCATCGCCAAATTCTTAGGCGTTTCCAGGTTCGTGCCAACCTAGTCCTCCCCTTAATTAAACATGACGAACTGTGGGGATTACTCTGTATTCACCAATGTTCTCAACCCCGGACTTGGACTCAACAAGATATTGAATTTGTTCGTGAGGTAGCCTCCCATTTGGATATGGCTCTTCAGCATACAGAACTGTTCCATAAGCTGCAAAAAGAAACCCGGCAGCAACTGCAAAAAATCGCCGAAAATGCACCCGGTGCCCTCTATCAATTTCGACGAGATACCAATGGGGACTTTAGCTTTCCCTATATGTCTCCCAGTGCCGAGGCGTTTTTTGAAATGCCCAGCCAAGCCATTGAAGACGATGTTTCAATTCTGTTTGAACTCACTCACCCGGACGATCGCCCAAACCTGGAAGCCTCCATCCACAAATCCGCCGAAACGGGGAATCCCTGGCTTTGGGAGTGGCGCATGAGAACACCATCGGGGAATCTGAAATGGATTGAAGGGCGATCGCAGCCGGAATCTCAAGCGGATGGCTCGATTATCTGGTTTGGCTGGCTTAACGATATCACCGAACGCAAGGCATCGGAGCGAGAGTTACAGGCCCTGGCCGCAATTATTGAAAATAGCAACGATTTTATCGGCATTGGCACCTTTGATGGCATTCCCGAATATACAAACCCAGCTGGACGGCGATTGGTGGGCCTGGCGGACGAGGATAACCCCGCCGCTGCTGAAGATGTCGTGAAACCCAAATTGAGCGATTGCACCTTTGAGGACTTTTTCTTACCCGAGAACTGGCAATGGATGCAAGAAAATGTCTTTGATATCGTTCAACAGACGGGAACTTGGCGCGGGGAAATCAGGTTCCGTCATCTGCTCACTCATGAGCCAATTCCCTTAGACTATAACCTCTTTGTCACCTATGCCCCCGATACCAAAGAACCCATGGGGTTAGCGGCGATCGCCCGAGATATCCGCGATCGCCAAGCCGCCGAACAGTCTTTACGGGAGAGTGAGCAGCGGTTTCGCGATGTCTCGGAAGCCGTAGGGGAATATCTCTGGGAAGCCAACCTGGAGGGAATCTATACCTATGTCAGTGAGCGATCGCTCGATGTCCTAGGTTATCCTAACGAGGATCTCCTCGGCCGCAATTCCTTTGATTTGGTCTATGAGGAAGACATCAATTGGCTCGCTCAAGCTTTCACCACCGCAGTTGAAGGTCAAGAGCCATTTCAAGTTGAATATCGTAGCGTGACAGAAACAGGAGAGGTCGTCTGGATTTTCGCCACGGGTATTCCTCACTTTGATGATCACGGGAATCTCATCGGCTATCGGGGTGCGGGACGGAATATCACAGAACGCAAACGAGCCGAAGAAGCCTTAAAACAGGCCCTCGGGGATCTCAATGCAATTTTAGACAACCTCGCTGATGGCCTCCTGGTCACCGATACCGCTGGACGCATTACCCGCTTTAACCCCGTCTTGCGGCAAATGTTTAATCTTAAAACTGGGGAAGTCTTAGGCTGTACCTGTGATGAATTAGGATTAACGGAGCTTAGCCAACTGCTGCAACACCTCCAAGCCAACCCTAACTCCCAAGCCGCCACCGCCGATGTTTCTCTCGGGGGCGATCGCATTGGTCAAGCCTTGGCCACAAACGTCTTAGAGCCAGGTCGAGGTCAATCGGAAAACCCCTGTATCGGCTCGGTCATCTTAATTCGCGATGTCACCCTAGAGAAAGAAGTCGATCGCATGAAAACCGACTTCATCGCCACGGTCTCCCATGAATTGCGGACCCCCCTCACCTCGGTGTTGGGGTTTGCATCCATTGTTTTGGACAAATTAGAGGATAAAATCTTTCCCCGACTCCCCGAGGGCGATCGTAAGGCCCAGCGTCATCAGGAGCGAGTGCGTCAGAACCTCAAGATCATCATCTCCGAAGCCGAACGACTCACCACTCTCATTAACGATGTCTTGGATATCGCCAAAATGGAAGCGGGGAAAGTGGAGTGGGATTACAAACCCGTCTCGGTTTTGGACATCTTAGAGCGAGCGATTTCTGCCAGTGCGTCTCTCTTTGACCGGGAGGGGTTAACCCTCCTCACCGACGTTCCAGACACGCTACCTCCCGTCTTAGGGGATGGCGATCGCCTCATCCAAGTGGTGATCAACTTACTCTCCAACGCCGTCAAGTTCACCGAAGCCGGGGACATCACCTGTCGGGCCCACTACGAGAACGGCCAAATTCGGGTTGAGGTTCAAGATACCGGCATTGGTATGGCTCCAGAAGACTTACCCAAAGTTTTTGAGAAATTCAAACAAGTCGGGGAAACCCTCACCGACAAACCCAAAGGGACGGGGTTGGGCCTCCCCATCTGTAAACAGATTTTGGATCATCACGGCGGCCAGATTTGGGTAGAAAGCCAATTGGGCCAGGGAAGTTGTTTTATCTTCACTCTCCCCGTTGAGGCCTCAACTCAGAAGCAGTCAGCCTCCAATTTAGGTCAAACTCCCGAAGTCGCACGACGGTTAGGCTTAGTTCCCTTGATGCAGCAACTCGAAGACCATGTGGCGACAACGGAAGAGTCCACCCCGGCCCAACTCAGGGCCAACTTGGGCAAAACCATCTTAGTGGTCGATGATGACGAACATGTGCGGGAACTCCTACGCCAATCCCTAGAGGCCCAAGGCTATCACGTCCGCCAAGCCAAAGATGGCGTCGAGGCCATTATGGAGGTGAAGCGATCGCGTCCCGATTTGATTGTCCTCGATGTGATGATGCCCTATATCGACGGCTTCGATGTGGCGGCGGTGTTGAAAAATGAACCCCAAACCATGGGGATTCCCATTTTAGTCCTGTCCATCGTCGAAGACCGCGAACGCGGCTATCGATCTGGGATTGATCGCTATCTCAAGAAACCCATTGATCGACAAGGGTTTCTGCAAGAGGTCGGCTCCTTACTCTCCCAAGGCTCATCTCATAAAAAGGTGTTGGTTGTCGATAACGATGCCTCCAGCTTAAAGGTCATTTCAGACATTCTAGCGGCCCAAGGCTATACTGTCTCGAAAGCCTCCAACGAACAGGAATGCGTCGATCAAGCCATGACCCTGCAACCCGATATTATTGCCATTGACTCAGAATTTGGGTGCATCTCAGTTAGGCGCGATGAGTATATTTACTCAGGACAAATGGGTGTACTTGGAGTAATTAAGCCGCCAAGTCCCCATTCAGGTAAGCACAGCGATGCTTCAACACCTTTGGCACATTCTCCTCTCGCCATTGTGCCCCAGGCAATTTCACCCTGA